A window of the Nibribacter ruber genome harbors these coding sequences:
- a CDS encoding methyltransferase RsmF C-terminal domain-like protein, producing MSIQLPLSFQVRMQTQLEEDYPAFKQALASPSPISIRVNANKTSLPTSLTPVPWTETGFYLSERPSFTLDPMFHGGAYYVQEASSMFLEQALKQSVDLEESLAVLDLCGAPGGKSTHIASLLSEGSLLVANEVIKPRANILAENIQKWGSGNVVVTNNDPSHIGALTGFFDVMVVDAPCSGEGMFRKDPDAIQEWSEANVKLCSERQRRILMDVWDALKPGGVLIYSTCTYNSEENEENLVWLSTQQDVETVPLTLQPEWNVTETQEQGMRGYRFYPHKTQGEGFFLAVVRKTEGDEAGTYRKSKRPYLVSASKQEKALVQDWLSEPGDWEIVKHKETLRALPKAWMLELEQLYENLRVVYGGIELAEVMKNNAKPLPALALSQHLSAGAFPRAEVDLATALKFLHREDVVLEDSATGWVLVQFNGVPLGWGKKLQNRVNNHYPKEWRIRMSLDEVLKPENLEKQFVLSNQ from the coding sequence ATGTCTATACAACTTCCGCTTTCCTTTCAGGTGCGCATGCAAACCCAACTGGAAGAGGACTACCCCGCTTTCAAACAAGCCTTGGCCAGCCCTTCGCCCATCAGCATCCGGGTGAACGCCAACAAGACTTCTCTGCCTACTTCCTTAACACCTGTCCCTTGGACCGAAACCGGTTTCTACCTTTCAGAACGACCCAGTTTCACATTGGACCCTATGTTCCATGGCGGGGCGTATTACGTGCAGGAAGCCAGTTCTATGTTTCTGGAGCAGGCTTTAAAGCAGAGCGTAGATTTAGAAGAGTCTTTGGCGGTGTTGGATTTATGCGGTGCCCCCGGCGGAAAGTCTACCCACATCGCCTCTCTGCTTTCGGAGGGAAGTTTGCTAGTAGCCAACGAGGTCATCAAACCCAGAGCCAACATCTTGGCAGAGAACATCCAGAAATGGGGAAGCGGAAACGTAGTAGTCACCAATAACGACCCCAGCCACATCGGTGCCTTGACCGGTTTCTTTGATGTGATGGTGGTAGACGCGCCCTGCTCCGGCGAAGGTATGTTCCGGAAAGACCCCGATGCCATCCAGGAATGGTCTGAGGCTAACGTCAAGCTCTGCTCTGAGCGCCAGCGCCGTATTCTCATGGACGTCTGGGACGCCCTCAAACCCGGCGGAGTCCTCATTTACAGCACCTGCACCTACAATTCAGAAGAAAACGAAGAAAACCTTGTCTGGCTGTCTACTCAACAGGACGTAGAAACCGTGCCCTTAACCCTGCAACCCGAGTGGAACGTCACCGAAACCCAGGAACAAGGCATGCGTGGGTACCGCTTCTACCCGCACAAAACGCAGGGCGAAGGCTTCTTCCTGGCCGTGGTCCGCAAAACCGAAGGCGACGAGGCCGGTACTTACCGCAAGAGCAAACGCCCTTACTTGGTGTCTGCCTCTAAACAAGAGAAAGCCCTGGTGCAGGACTGGCTGAGTGAGCCCGGCGATTGGGAAATTGTGAAGCACAAAGAAACACTTCGTGCCCTGCCCAAAGCCTGGATGCTGGAACTAGAGCAACTCTATGAGAACCTGCGCGTGGTCTACGGCGGTATTGAACTAGCCGAGGTCATGAAAAACAATGCCAAGCCCCTGCCCGCCCTCGCCTTGTCCCAACATCTATCTGCAGGCGCTTTCCCTCGCGCCGAAGTAGACCTGGCCACCGCCCTCAAATTCCTCCACCGCGAAGACGTGGTGCTGGAAGACTCGGCCACCGGCTGGGTATTGGTTCAATTTAACGGCGTTCCACTGGGTTGGGGAAAGAAACTGCAGAACCGCGTCAACAACCATTACCCCAAGGAGTGGCGCATCAGGATGAGCTTGGATGAGGTGCTGAAACCGGAGAATCTGGAGAAGCAGTTTGTTTTATCCAATCAGTAG
- a CDS encoding class I SAM-dependent rRNA methyltransferase, which yields MTSLPSILLHNGKEHSLKRFHPWVFSGAIKKIEGDVQEGDIVAVYTHRREFLGIGHYQPGSIAVRIFSFQEIEIDYAFWKSRVQRAVDYRREQGFLDTPDTDVYRLVFAEGDSLPGLIIDVYGNTAVLQAHNVGMFHVRHDIAKALVEVYDGKLTAVYDKSAETLPGKGTEQGQNGYLIGETATPHVVTENGNKFLVDWVTGQKTGFFIDQRENRELLAHYSKGKTVLNTFCYTGGFSIYALNAGAEAVHSVDVSKKAIVLTEQNAELNNGQDRHEAFAMDTFDFMKGREDFYDVIVLDPPAFAKSQKVRHNALMGYKRLNAEAIEKIKPGGIIFTFSCSGVVDKYLFQSTVMAAAIEAGRNVKVMHHLSQPADHPISIFHPEGEYLKGLVLYVE from the coding sequence ATGACGTCCTTACCTTCTATTTTACTGCATAACGGCAAAGAGCATTCCTTAAAGCGTTTCCACCCGTGGGTTTTCTCGGGGGCCATCAAGAAGATTGAGGGCGATGTACAGGAAGGCGACATTGTGGCTGTGTACACCCACCGTCGCGAGTTTCTGGGCATTGGCCATTATCAGCCGGGTTCTATTGCCGTGCGCATTTTCTCTTTTCAAGAGATAGAAATAGACTACGCCTTCTGGAAAAGCCGGGTACAGCGCGCCGTGGATTACCGTCGCGAGCAAGGTTTCCTGGACACCCCAGATACAGATGTGTACCGCTTGGTATTCGCCGAAGGGGACAGCTTGCCGGGCCTCATCATTGATGTGTACGGTAACACCGCCGTGTTGCAGGCGCACAATGTGGGCATGTTCCACGTGCGTCATGATATTGCAAAGGCCCTAGTAGAAGTCTATGACGGCAAACTGACGGCTGTGTATGACAAGAGCGCCGAGACGTTACCAGGAAAAGGCACCGAGCAAGGTCAGAACGGCTACCTGATTGGTGAAACTGCTACCCCGCACGTGGTCACCGAGAATGGCAACAAGTTCTTGGTGGACTGGGTGACCGGCCAGAAAACAGGCTTCTTCATTGACCAGCGCGAAAACCGCGAATTGTTGGCCCATTACTCCAAAGGCAAGACCGTCCTTAATACCTTTTGCTATACCGGCGGTTTCTCCATCTATGCCCTCAACGCTGGCGCCGAAGCCGTGCATTCTGTGGACGTTTCCAAAAAAGCCATCGTACTCACCGAGCAGAACGCCGAACTGAACAACGGCCAGGACCGCCACGAAGCGTTCGCGATGGACACCTTTGATTTCATGAAAGGCCGGGAAGACTTCTATGATGTGATTGTGCTGGACCCACCAGCCTTTGCCAAGAGCCAAAAAGTACGCCACAACGCGCTCATGGGCTACAAGCGCCTGAATGCCGAAGCCATTGAGAAAATCAAGCCGGGCGGTATCATCTTCACTTTCTCCTGCTCCGGCGTAGTAGACAAATACCTGTTCCAGAGCACCGTCATGGCCGCCGCCATTGAAGCCGGCCGTAACGTCAAAGTCATGCATCACCTCTCCCAACCCGCAGACCACCCCATCAGCATCTTCCACCCAGAAGGTGAGTATCTGAAGGGTTTGGTGCTGTATGTAGAATAA
- a CDS encoding dipeptidase yields MKRPIIDLHCDLTGYLAWIEGSTALDEDIIGCAIPHLKAGKVRLQTMAFFTPTEPGSSAFTLKQAHLFKEVLLAERDVFTLVRPEELEKQVLQEDKIAMVSAIENASGLCDEGEPLANTFTRLEEITELAGPLLYIGLTHADENRFAGGNFTPGIGLKPDGEELLRYLSGKRIAVDLAHTSDASAYDLFNFIEKHSLDIPIIASHSNFRSVYDNPRNLPNELVQEVVRRDGLIGINFLKKFVHPDRPEALLEHILYGLEKAPQALAFGADFFQESGIMEGGESYFHPEHRNATKYQSVLQGLEGQVSEKELEAISYGNALRFMQRLWL; encoded by the coding sequence ATGAAAAGGCCCATCATTGACCTGCACTGCGACCTGACCGGCTACCTAGCTTGGATAGAAGGATCCACCGCCCTAGACGAAGACATTATTGGCTGTGCCATTCCGCATTTGAAAGCGGGCAAGGTGCGTTTGCAGACCATGGCCTTCTTCACACCCACTGAGCCGGGCAGCTCTGCGTTTACCTTAAAGCAAGCGCATCTTTTCAAGGAAGTGTTGTTAGCAGAGCGTGATGTTTTCACCTTGGTTAGGCCTGAAGAACTGGAGAAACAAGTCTTGCAGGAAGACAAAATCGCCATGGTGTCTGCCATTGAAAACGCCTCAGGCTTATGTGACGAAGGCGAGCCTTTGGCCAACACTTTCACCCGTCTGGAGGAAATCACAGAACTGGCTGGGCCGTTGCTGTACATTGGGCTTACCCACGCAGATGAGAATCGGTTCGCGGGAGGCAACTTCACCCCGGGCATCGGCCTGAAGCCAGACGGCGAGGAACTGTTGCGGTACCTCAGCGGAAAACGGATAGCCGTGGATTTGGCACATACCTCAGACGCTTCAGCATATGACTTATTCAATTTCATAGAAAAGCACTCTCTGGACATTCCCATCATTGCTAGTCATTCTAACTTCAGAAGCGTCTATGACAACCCTAGAAACCTGCCCAATGAGCTAGTACAGGAAGTAGTGCGCAGAGACGGCTTGATAGGTATAAATTTCTTGAAGAAGTTTGTGCACCCAGACAGGCCCGAGGCATTGCTGGAGCATATTCTGTACGGATTGGAGAAGGCACCGCAGGCGCTGGCATTTGGGGCGGACTTCTTTCAAGAATCCGGCATCATGGAGGGCGGGGAGTCTTACTTTCATCCAGAGCACAGAAACGCCACCAAGTACCAGAGCGTCTTGCAGGGGTTGGAAGGACAAGTGTCAGAGAAAGAATTAGAAGCCATCAGTTATGGAAACGCGCTTAGGTTTATGCAGAGGCTGTGGCTCTAG
- a CDS encoding TonB-dependent receptor plug domain-containing protein: MHSPYKLLKYPLALAFLILLAGFAPKHWQANPVLEKILAQLTSFTKNYPQEKAYLHLDKPYYAAGEDLWFKAYLVNGADNTPSLMSKVLYVELLNEQDSIYSRAVVPVENGVGKGDFALQDTIPEGKYRLRAYTSWMQNFDEDYFYHQDLQIWNPRTSDVATTASFQFIPQTSGDSVVATVTVKDQRESPLRQTPFTYRTTIHQKTASVRKGVTNANGTSQIRFFLPHTEKPHAAQLAVTVQPEGKRPTKHQFLVPNPSQRLDVQFMPEGGHLVADMWSMVGVKVTNAAGMGQDLQGGIYDQTGKKVADFKTQKFGMGRFGLVPQKGMTYQARVKDGAGKEVTYPLPAAQAEGVVLAVDNSKKDNIKMKIFLVGYSSESNRPQSISIVGQSGGRVYFTGHVAQPKELLMVDVPRANFPTGVAQFTLFSETGTPLAERLVFVNHQQHLQLTLTPDQPSYKTREKVTMRLQAKDHTGKPVSGHFSVAVTDAQKVELVENGSSILTHLLLTSDLRGHIEQPGYYFSSENPEVTLALDNLMLTQGWRRFVWKDILAGKMPTASFPMEQSLTVGGTVLKPSGKQEPFALLTLYDLRNITNMAKDTADAQGKFRFGVNGITDSTYLVVKAKPAKGKGSLELRLDKSLPIAKVQPRAPFGPLPESISAAQQSYLKANREQLRLDQLSGKSILLGDIDIKARKEAAETPYYNGLLTHPDRTVKSSELVQGLDLLNNLNGRVAGIMLRNGNISMRGAGPPLYLLDGMPVDVEYIRGISVMEVERIDIIKPGPTAVMYGTEGGNGVIVVSLKKGSTGASTASRFSGTAGYTGVRFQNAREFYMPLYDQPQKEEKPDFRTTIFWSPAVQTDTDGHAEFSFFAADAPTTYRALVEGFTAYGQLGHGTATLQVKKAL; encoded by the coding sequence ATGCATTCCCCTTACAAGCTTCTAAAGTACCCTCTTGCCCTGGCATTTTTAATTCTTCTGGCCGGCTTTGCCCCTAAACACTGGCAGGCCAACCCGGTGCTGGAGAAAATTCTGGCCCAGCTTACTTCTTTCACTAAGAACTACCCGCAGGAAAAAGCCTACCTGCACCTGGATAAACCTTACTACGCCGCCGGTGAAGACCTCTGGTTCAAGGCCTATCTGGTAAATGGGGCAGACAACACGCCCAGCCTCATGAGCAAGGTCTTGTACGTGGAGCTTTTGAATGAACAAGACTCCATCTACAGCCGAGCAGTGGTGCCGGTAGAAAACGGGGTAGGCAAGGGAGACTTCGCCTTGCAGGACACCATCCCAGAAGGAAAGTACCGGCTGCGGGCCTACACCAGCTGGATGCAGAACTTTGACGAGGACTACTTCTATCACCAAGACCTCCAGATTTGGAACCCCAGAACCAGCGACGTAGCCACAACGGCTAGTTTCCAGTTTATTCCGCAAACCAGCGGAGACTCTGTAGTGGCCACCGTCACGGTGAAAGACCAACGGGAAAGTCCCCTTAGACAGACACCCTTCACCTACCGTACTACCATCCATCAAAAGACGGCCTCTGTGCGTAAGGGAGTCACTAATGCCAATGGCACTTCTCAGATTAGGTTTTTCCTCCCGCATACAGAGAAGCCCCATGCCGCCCAACTAGCAGTGACGGTACAACCCGAGGGAAAGCGCCCCACCAAACACCAATTTCTGGTGCCCAACCCCAGTCAGAGACTAGACGTGCAGTTCATGCCAGAGGGCGGGCACCTGGTGGCAGACATGTGGAGCATGGTAGGAGTGAAAGTCACTAACGCCGCAGGCATGGGCCAAGACCTGCAAGGAGGCATCTATGACCAGACCGGCAAGAAAGTAGCAGATTTTAAGACCCAGAAGTTTGGCATGGGCCGGTTTGGCTTAGTACCGCAGAAAGGCATGACCTACCAGGCACGGGTGAAAGACGGCGCTGGCAAAGAAGTCACTTATCCTTTGCCAGCGGCCCAGGCAGAAGGAGTGGTGCTGGCCGTTGACAACAGCAAGAAAGACAACATCAAGATGAAGATCTTCTTGGTGGGCTACTCAAGCGAGTCTAATAGACCTCAATCTATCAGCATTGTGGGTCAGAGCGGCGGCCGTGTGTATTTTACCGGGCATGTGGCCCAGCCAAAAGAACTGCTCATGGTAGACGTACCGCGGGCCAACTTCCCTACAGGCGTTGCGCAATTCACATTGTTCTCAGAAACCGGAACGCCTTTGGCAGAGCGTCTGGTCTTTGTAAACCACCAACAGCACCTGCAACTCACCCTTACTCCAGACCAGCCTTCCTATAAGACCCGTGAGAAAGTAACCATGCGCCTGCAGGCCAAAGACCATACAGGCAAACCTGTCTCGGGGCACTTCTCTGTGGCCGTGACAGACGCCCAGAAGGTAGAACTAGTAGAGAACGGTTCTTCCATCCTCACACATTTGCTGCTCACCTCAGACCTGCGGGGCCACATTGAACAGCCCGGCTACTATTTCTCTTCAGAGAATCCAGAAGTAACCCTGGCCCTGGACAACCTCATGCTCACGCAAGGCTGGCGAAGATTTGTCTGGAAAGACATCCTGGCCGGAAAGATGCCCACTGCGTCCTTCCCCATGGAGCAGAGCTTGACGGTGGGTGGCACCGTTCTTAAGCCTTCTGGCAAGCAAGAGCCCTTTGCGCTACTCACGCTCTATGACCTCAGAAACATCACCAACATGGCCAAAGATACCGCAGACGCACAGGGCAAGTTCAGGTTTGGGGTAAACGGCATCACAGACAGCACCTACCTAGTTGTAAAAGCCAAGCCCGCCAAAGGTAAGGGAAGCCTGGAACTGCGCTTGGACAAAAGCCTGCCCATTGCCAAAGTGCAACCCCGCGCACCGTTCGGGCCGCTGCCAGAAAGCATCTCTGCCGCCCAGCAAAGCTATTTAAAGGCCAACCGGGAGCAGCTTCGCCTGGACCAATTGTCTGGCAAAAGCATTCTTCTAGGCGACATAGACATAAAAGCCAGGAAGGAGGCAGCAGAGACGCCGTACTACAACGGCTTACTTACGCACCCAGATAGAACCGTCAAGTCCTCTGAGTTGGTGCAAGGACTGGATCTATTGAACAACTTGAATGGCCGCGTGGCCGGCATCATGCTCCGTAACGGGAACATTAGCATGCGGGGCGCGGGTCCGCCGCTGTACCTGTTGGATGGTATGCCGGTAGACGTGGAGTACATAAGAGGCATTTCTGTGATGGAGGTGGAGCGCATAGACATTATAAAGCCGGGGCCCACCGCTGTCATGTACGGCACCGAAGGCGGCAACGGCGTCATTGTGGTTTCTTTGAAGAAAGGCAGCACCGGGGCAAGCACCGCCAGCCGGTTCAGCGGAACAGCGGGGTATACCGGCGTTCGTTTCCAGAACGCGCGGGAGTTCTACATGCCTTTGTATGACCAGCCCCAGAAAGAAGAGAAGCCAGATTTCAGGACCACCATCTTCTGGAGCCCGGCTGTACAGACAGACACAGACGGCCACGCCGAGTTCTCATTTTTTGCCGCAGACGCCCCAACTACCTACCGGGCCCTGGTGGAAGGATTCACCGCCTACGGCCAGCTAGGACACGGAACGGCCACGCTGCAAGTGAAAAAGGCGCTGTAA